In Littorina saxatilis isolate snail1 linkage group LG8, US_GU_Lsax_2.0, whole genome shotgun sequence, a single genomic region encodes these proteins:
- the LOC138973332 gene encoding uncharacterized protein, which yields MSGTPPRLRLEIKVKNAREEDEGTWRLTVDNGFTDNAGVPVLSTVSFTLHVYSQSPPISPGMSAMIGVVGFLTLVNVVLVVSVVYFRKKSQRKGAINTTRNSDSQGDPDRVSGHSYEEVPDAAAPRPPRCHHHGQGQTSRPGRLPTAPTGPAVDSQPDDYLHPVNSQPASSRTNQPHDAPAATPRGPYDSLEMSDVGLRSPYSQLEM from the exons ATGAGTGGGACTCCTCCCCGCCTGAGACTGGAGATCAAAGTCAAGAACGCAAGAGAAGAGGACGAAGGAACATGGCGGCTGACCGTAGACAACGGTTTTACTGATAATGCTGGTGTCCCAGTCCTTTCTACTGTCAGCTTCACACTTCATGTATACTCAC AGTCTCCACCAATCAGCCCCGGCATGTCCGCAATGATTGGAGTTGTGGGATTCCTAACCCTTGTCAACGTAGTTCTCGTGGTCTCCGTGGTTTACTTTAGGAAAAAAA GTCAACGCAAAGGCGCTATAAATACTACACGTAACTCAGACAGCCAGGGTGACCCAGACCGAGTCAGTGGTCACAGCTATGAGGAGGTTCCTGATGCAGCTGCCCCCAGACCACCACGCTGCCATCACCATGGACAAG GACAAACATCACGGCCTGGCAGATTGCCTACAGCACCAACCGGACCTGCTGTTGACAGCCAGCCTGATGATTACCTGCATCCTGTTAACAGCCAGCCCGCTTCGAGTCGAACCAACCAGCCACATGACGCCCCTG CAGCTACACCGAGAGGACCGTATGATTCTCTGGAGATGTCAGACGTCGGGCTCCGGTCACCCTACTCCCAGCTCGAAATGTAG